A segment of the Lactobacillus sp. ESL0700 genome:
ATCACCAATTTTAGCCGGATTTATTATTGGTGGTACTCGGCCGCTACTTGTTTTAACAGGAACTCACCACGCTGTTCGTGCAATAACGCAACAGCAGGTTGCTACTTATGGCCGGACAACGATTGGAGCAATGAATTTTGTTTCTACATTTGCACAATCGGCAGCAGCTTTGGGAGTCTATTTCTTTACTAAAAACAAAAGAATGAAAAGTTTGTCATTTAGTTCAACTATTTCAGGATTTTTAGGTGTTACAGAACCAGCTTTATATGGTGTAGTTACGAAATATAAAATTGCAATGCTTGGAGCAGTAATTGGTGGTGGCGTTGGCGGCGCAATTGCTTCTTACTTTAATGCAGCTGTTTATGGTATTGTTCTACCAAGTATATTGACGATTTCTGCAACAATAGGTAAAGGTTTTATTGGTATGGCCCTAGGTGTTCCAACTTCTATTGTTGTCACACTTTTGGTGATTTTCTTGGGAAGAAAATCGATAATCAGGCAAGATGAAGAAGACTTAGCCAAAGAAAATAATCAGAATCAAGATATAACAGTTAATCATGATAACTTAGTTTCAGCTATAAAAAATGCCAATATTATGTCTCCTGCTAATGGTAAAATTCAATCGTTATCTAGTTTAAACGACAAAACTTTTGCCAGTGGTATGTTGGGTAAGGGAATAGCAGTTAAATCTACTGACGGTAAAGTTTTTTCACCAGTAGATGGTGTAATTACTTCGGTTTTTCCGACTAAGCATGCAATTGGACTTAAAGCTGAGAATGGCGTTGAGATACTTCTTCATATCGGTATTGATACTGTAAACTTAAACGGTAAGTTTTTACATCCCGAAGTTAAAGAAGGCGACAAAGTAGTTAAAGGCCAACAAATTATGACCTTTGATTTCAAGAAAATTATAGAAGCTGGTTATGATGATGTAGTAATTATGTTGATTACCAATACTGACCAGTTACTTAATATTAATAATGTTAAAGACAGTGGGGAAACTACTAAAAGTCAGGTATTAATGACCGTTTAATTTGACTTTTAATGATTTTATAGAAAGACGTGAAAAATATGAAGGAATTTCCTGATAATTTTCTTTGGGGTGGAGCAACCTCTGCAGCACAATATGAAGGTGCGGCACAAATTGGCGGCCGAGGTCTGTCACACATGGATTTTATTCGTAGAGCAGGTAGTGGCAACAAATCTTTGAACAATATTACCAAGGCACAATTTGAAAATAATAAAAAACATCAAGATGAATATAATTTTCCATTTAGACGAGGTTCAGACTTCTATCATCACTATAAAGAAGATATTGCATTACTTGGAGAAATGGGCTTTAAAGTCTTTCGGATGAGTATTTCATGGAGTCGCCTTTTCCCTAAAGGCATAGAAGATACGCCATGTCCAGAAGGTGTCCAGTTTTATCATAATGTCTTTAAAGAATGTCATAAATATGGCATTGAACCTCTTGTAACAATGATTCATTATGAAGTTCCCGTTTATCTTACTGAAACCATAAATGGTTGGGAAAGTCCTAAAATGGTTGATTACTTTGTCCACTATACAAAATTTCTTATTGATGAATACAAAGATGAAGTAAAATATTGGATTACCTTTAATGAAATAAACATGGTCATGAATTCCTCATACTTGGGTGGTGCAATGTTCGTTACGGAATCTGATAAACCTAAAGAAACTTGTATTCAGCAAGCATTGCATCATGAGTTAATTGCTAGCGCATTAACCGTTAAGTATTTTAAAGATCACGCTCAAAATGACTTAGTTGGAAATATGATTTGTCGTTTACAAAACTATCCGTATACTTGCAAGCCAGCAGATGTGTTAGCTACGCAAGAACAAAATCAATTTAATTATTTCCCAACTGATGTGCAGGTTAATGGATCTTATCCCGAATTTATTTTGAATTATTATAAGAAAAATAATATTGAAATTAATTGGTATCCAAATTATGAAAAGATCTTAAAAGAAGGTACCGTAGATTTTACTTCTATCAGTTATTACAACACTGGAGTAATTAGCGCTGACGAAGATAAAAAAGAGCCGATCGGTAAATTTGTAAGGAAATTACCTAATCCATATGTAAATCAAACTGATTGGGGTTGGGGGATTGATCCTACTGGTTTACGAATTTCATTAAATGATATGACCCAACGCTACCATCATTTACCTATTTTCATTGTTGAAAATGGATTAGGAGCTATAGATGAGTTAACGTCAGACTTCAAAGTGCATGATCAATATCGTATAGATTATATAAAAGCTCATTTGCAAGCAATTAAAGAAGCTATTGATGATGGTTGCAATGTGATGGGGTATACTTCTTGGGGCTGTATTGACCTAGTTAGTTGTGGTACTGCTCAAATGACTAAGAGATATGGCTTTGTTTATGTAGATGCTGATAATGAAGGCAACGGTAGTTATAAGCGCTATCCTAAAGATTCTTTTTATTGGTATAAAAAAGTAATTGCCAGCAATGGTAAAGAATTAGATTAAATCTAGTTGACATCATTAAATAATGATGATAAATTAATTATGAATAAAAACAAAACATCTTGAAAAGCAGAGTAATTATTTGTGAGTCTTAAAAGAGAAGCGATGTTATGGTGAAAGTCGTTAGGCAAGCGGTAGTGAACATGGGCTTCGAATTGATGACTGCTGGCGATAGTTAGCCAGCAGCGGTATTGCAGCCGTTAGCAGTGCAAGCTATTATTAGATAGCTAGTGAGGTTTGCCGTGTAAATGGCAAACAAATTAAAGGTGGTAACACGAGCACTCGTCCTTAAATTGGGACGGGTGCTTTTTTAATTGCCAAAATAGGAGGCATTTTGATGAGCAAAACAATTTTTACCAATATTAATTTATTTAATGGCAAAGACAATGAAATTAAGGCGGATAATTATTTGCTGGTGGATGATAAAACCGGCAAAATTATCCAAACAGGCACGGGACAATTACCGCAAGCTGATAAAACCGTTGACTTAGGTGGCAAGTATGTCATTCCTGGATTAATGAATTGCCACACGCATATTTTTATGGACCCGACCACTCCTGATGGTGGCTCAAGTGCTGGCGTTGTTCCATCAACTGTTCGTGCCGTTCAACATTTGCATGACTTACTGAAATCAGGTGTTACTTATATTCGTGAATGTGGCAGTACTTATAATATCGATATCGAGCTAGAAAAATTAATTAAGGCTGGTAAGTTAAGCAAGGTGCCCGAAATTATGCCAGCAGGACATCCGTTTTCAATGACTGGTGGTCACGGTGACATGCCAAACTTTGGTCGTTTGGTTGACTCTCCTGATGAAATGCGCAAGGCTGTGCGGCAAGGAATTAAGGAAGGTGCTAAAGCGATTAAGGTGATGGCGACTGGCGGGGTCATGACAGAGAGTGATGCATTAGATCAACCCCAATTGAGTGAAGCTGAAATACACGTGGCAGTTGAGGAAGCGCACCACAAGGGATTAATTGTTGCGGCTCACGCTGAAGGCAATCCAGGTATTTTGAATGCGATCAAGGCTGGTGTGGACTCAATTGAACATGGTTTTTACGTTAATGATGAAGAAATTAAATTGATGCTGGAAAAGGGCACTTACTTAACGCCAACAATTGTTGGTGCTTGGGCCTTTATTGAGTACGCTCCCGGCAAGATTCCTGACTGGGAAATGGCTAAAATCTCTGCAGCTTGGAAAGATTTGCGCGGAAATATTACTAAGGCAAAGAACGCTGGTGTCAAGATTACTTTGGGTACAGATGCCGGTACGCCATTCAACGACTTTACGATGACGCCGCAAGAATTACCGTTATTAGTTGAGCAAGGTTTTACAAACTTCGAAGCTCTAGAGACAAGTTTAAATGATGCCAAGTTAATGAAGATTGATGATGAATACGGTACTTTGGAAGCCGGAAAATATGCAGACTTCTTGGTTTTAGATAAAAATCCGTTAGCTGATATTACAGCAGTTGTTCAAAAAGATAAGGCCGTCTACAAGAAGGGCTTGCGTGCATATTAAGGAAACAATACGTTTTTGAATTGAAGTTGTTCTCGTGCTTAAAAGAGCATAAAATGGTTTTATTTAATAAAACTAAAGGAGAACATTATGAAAGTTCTATACCAAAATTTAAATTTATTTGATGGTGAGCAAGATAGCATTCAGCCAAATTCTTGGCTGGAAGTTGATGAGCAAACTGGTAAAATCACGGCTTTGGGCAGCGGCAACGCGCCACAGGCTGATAAAGTGGTTGATTTACAAGGAAAGTACGTTATGCCGGGGCTGATTAATTGTCACGACCATATGGTGATGGACCCGACAGATCCGCGCGGTGTAACTGACTTTAACGTGGTGGAAACAACAGTTGATTCTGTTCAGCACTTGCACGAAATGCTGAAGTCTGGTGTTACCTATGTGCGTGAGTGCGGTTCAACTTTTGACATTGATTTAACAATTGCTAAGATGATTAATGAGGGCAAAATTACCAATGTACCTGAAGTAATGCCGTCAGGGCGCCCATATTCGATGACTGGCGGGCACGGTGATATTCCCAATTTTGGTTATGTTGTTGATTCTCCTGATGAAATGCGTAAGGCAGTTCGTCAAGGGCTGAAGCGTGGTGCTAAGGTAATCAAGGTTATGGCAACTGGCGGCATTATGACTGAACGCGATTTTATGGATGATCCTCAACTCAATGTTGCCGAAATTAAAGCGGCAGTTGAAGAAGCGCACCATAAAGGAATTACGGTTGCAGCTCATGCCGAAGGAATTGCAGGCATTATGAATGCGATTGAAGCCGGTGTAGATTCGATTGAACACGGCTTTTACGTCAATGATGAAGCCATTGATTTGATGTTAGAAAAGGGCACGTACCTGACACCAACAATTATTGCAGCTTGGGCCTTTCCAGAATATGCAGTTGGAATTGCACCTGACTGGGAAATGAACAAGGCAGAGAAGGCATTAGCTGATTTGCGCAAGAATATTGCTCACGCCAAAGACCGCGGTGTCAAAATAGCATTGGGTACAGATGCCGGGACAACTTTTAACGGCTTTTCTAAGACTCCTGTGGAATTACAATTACTAGTTGATGATGGTTTTAGCAATTTTGAAGCTTTGCAAACTAGTGTTAATTCCGCCAAACTTATGAAAATTGATGATGAGTATGGCACGCTAGCAGTTGGTAAATACGCCGACTTTTTGGTTTTGGATGCTGACCCACTGGCAGATATTAAAGCAGTTGCTCAGGAAGATAAGGCTGTTTATAAAAAAGGCCGACGAGCATATTAAAAAGTATAATAAAATCCCACTATCTAAAATTATGATAGTGGGATTTTTTCGTTAAAAAATTTATAAATCTTCGGTGTACATTATTATTTAGTAGCTTAATAAAGTATTTTGGGACTGGTTAAACGAAACTGCAAACAAATCATGAATTGCTTCTTTAGATGTAAAGCCATAATAGTTGGCAGTAGTTGTGTCATCAATTAGATTAAAAATTGCTTTTTCAAGATCTGAAAATATATATTTATCATTGATTTTGCCCATAAGTTTGACAATTATACAAATTTGCATTGCGAGAGCATTTGTATAAATACCATATATCTAAGGGAAATTTTATTTTTCATAATTTTGCATAAAAAACCTTCGCGATGGGACGTGTCCGTTAAGCGAAGGGATAGATCTTTCAATAATAATTTAACGGATAATGTGTAAAAAGTCAATATTTTGTTTTGGTTAATAATAAAAGAATTATACAGTATTAAGCCGAAAATATCATTATGTTAATTAATAAAAGATAAATTATTTAAAACGTTAAAAATCTTGACATGATTTGTTAAATCCCTCTTGCTTTTTTAGCAGATAGCTTCATAATTGAAACAAGAAAAATAAGTCCCTATCACTGCAACGTGGTAGGACTTTTTATGTGATTTAATTTTGAGGAGCAAGAATGACTAAAAAGCAGATTAAATATGTCACGCTGGCGCTGATGCTTGGCAATATTATGTCGGGGCTGGATGGTACGGTAATTAACACCGCGATTCCAGCAATTGTTGCCGCCTTGCATGGGATTCAGTTTATGGGCTGGATTGTTGCCATCTTTTTATTAGGGATGTCGATTTCGATTCCCTTATGGACTAAAATTGGTGAGAAAATCACTAATAAGTTGGCGTTTGAAATTTCATTGGTGCTGTTCATTATCGGCTCTATTTTTGAAGGCTTGGCACCGAATATTTTCTTCTTTCTAGTTGCCCGTTTGGTCATGGGCATTGGTGCCGGTGGCATGGGATCCTTACCCTACATCATTGTTGGTTATATTTATCCAAATATTAAAACGCGGACGCGAATCTTAGGTTATTTGACCGCGAGTTTCAACGTGGCTGCGATTATGGGGCCGCTCGTTGGTGGTACCATTATTGATACAATGTCGTGGCACTGGGTCTTTTATCTGAATGTACCAATTGGAATTATTGCGGTTATCTTGAGTATGCTATACTTCAGGCCAATAACGCCAAAATCTACCCGTAAATTTGATTTTTCTGGTGCTCTGTTACTGGCGCTAGGCTTATTAACGTTTTTAATGGGGATTCAGCTCCTAGGCTTGACTAGTAACTTAGTTGTTGCGGTATTGGTTGCAATTAGTTTGATTTTTATTGGTGGCTTTTTATGGCGAGAAAAGCGGGCGACCAACCCAATTATTCCTCTGTCGATTTTCAAAAATAAGGCGTTAAATGGCGACTTCTTACTTTTTGCGTTTACTTGGGGCGCATATTTAGCTGTCAATACTTACTTGCCGATGTGGGCGCAAGCTCTCTTGGGGACCACAGCACTTGTTGGTGGTGTAACTTTGGTGCCAAACTCAATTGTTGATATTACAGCTTCGCAAAGTGTTTCCTTTATTAGTGACCGTGTGCGCACGTTTACGCTGGTATTAATTGGAATTTTGGGGATGATAGTGTCAGTCGGCGGCATGTTTTTAGCTGACTTGCAAACACCATTGCAATGGTTGACCTTTGTTTGTGCGTTTTCTGGGATAGGTGTCGGCTTTATCTTTGTCGCACTGCAAGTTAAAGTGCAGGTAGACGCGGGGATGACTAATATGGCAACAGCGACGTCAACTTCTTATTTAATTAGAATTTTGGCGCAAACGGTGATGTCAGCTGTGTACGGCGTTATTATGAATATGGCGCTGGCACGCGGCGTCCAGCAGCATAGCGGCATTACAATGCACATGATGAACGAGCTGAGTGATGCTAAAACGGCAAAATTGTTGCCGGCACGACTATTGCCAACGATGCGGACGATTTTCCACACAGGTATTAAAGAAATTATGATGGTGTCACTACTGCTACTAGTTATTGCGTTTGGCCTAAACTTTTACTTCAATTGGCATACTGATGTGCAAAAAAATTGAAATTAGTAAGTAAAAATAAATTTAATATAGATTTAAATAAATTCTAAAATAAAACTTTAATTCTTTGCTAATATTAGTTAAAATATAAGCAAAGATTTTTTGTTTAAAGGAGGATTTATCCTAATGAAAGTTTTACTATATAATATGACACCTGAGCAAATGGTTTATGTTGATAAATGGCGCAAAAATCACCCTGAAGATGACTTGGAAACAAGCGAGGAGATTTTAGATGCGTCAACAGTTGATATGGCCAAGGGTTTTGACTGTGTCAGCATGATGCAAGTTGTTGACATTGACCAAGAAGAAGTCTACAAAAAATTGGCTTCTTTTGGCATTAAACAATTGGCTTTGCGGTCAGTTGGCTACAATATTATTAACTGGGACTATGTCCATAAATATGACTTGTTTGTCACTAACACACCTGCTTACTCACCAAGAGCCGTTGCTGAAAACACGCTGACTTCTGCCATGTATTTGCTTCGTAAATGGGGACAAATCCTTCAAAATGAAAAGCGCGACCTGAACTTTGTTCGTGAAGAAAATCTGATGAGCGACGAAATCTACAATAAGACAGTCGGAATTATCGGTTTAGGTCGAATTGGTACGGCAACTGCTGAAATTTTCAGTGCTTTGGGTGCTAGAGTTATCGGTAATGATTTGATTGAAAATCCAGCTAACGAGGCTTTCTTGGAATACACCGACTTTGACACGGTCATTAAGGAATCAGATATTCTGACTTTGCATACACCACTTGACCCGTCAATTGTGGACATGATTAGTGCCGAGCAATTTAAGCAAATGAAGGATACGGCAATTATTATTAATGATGCCCGTGGCCCACTCATTAACACAGAAGACTTGGTAGATGCTTTAAAGAATCATGAAATTGCCGGTGCTGCCTTGGACGTTTTGACAGAAGAAAATGACTTCTTCATGAAGAAATTTGACGATATATCGGAATTACCAAAGACTTATCAAGAATTAGCCAAGATGCCAAACGTTGTCATTACACCTCACTCAGCTTACTATACTAAGACATCAGTTAAGAACATGATTGAGCATAGTATGACAGATATTAAGCGGGTTCTGAATGGTCAAAAACCAGTTTATCTTGTTGAATTGTAATTGAAAATTTTAAACTAAATAGGCGATTAACTTTTTTAAGTTAATCGCTTATTTTTTGAGGTAAAATTATCAAAATTTTGTTTGTTCGCTTATAATTAGAGTATTGGTATAATTGATGTCGTTGTGGTAATAATGGAGAATTAAATGAAGCGATTTCATCACAAGTATACACTACCGGCGATTTTGCTGATGCTGGCAATTGCGATTACGCTTTTGTTTAATGGGTTATTTAACTTGAAAAGGCAGACGACATTGCCGCCGGATGCGAATTCAACTGCAATTGGTGTGGAACTTAATCAGAGTTATGGTTACGTTGCAATGCATGAATTGCAGGCAAATGGAATCTCATTTGTCTATTTACGCAGCACGCAGGGGCGGTCATTTTTTGATGATGACTACTTGGCTTATCGCGACCAAATTTTGGGAACTAAGTTAGCTTTTGGCACAAGTGTGGCGTATAGTGATGAGTCGACACCCCAGCAGCATTATACTTATTTTATGAAAAAAGTCGGCTTAAACACAGGCAGTTTGCCAATTATGGTTGTGCCAGCAGTAAGTGAGCGGCGATTGGTCTATATTAAACAGATGGCGCAATTCACGCAATTATTGCTTAACATTGGTAAGCGGGTGATGGTTGACTTGCCGATTAAATACAAAAAGTATTTTCCAGCTGGCGTCTCGTTTATTATAACTAGCAAACGCGAGCCGAATAAACTTCAATATACTTTTTGGCGGTACACGACTAATGGTCGCGTTAAAAATGTCCGCGAGTTGGAAGACGGTGGTGTTACCATGTTTGCTTATAACGGAACGGTAACACAATATAAACAGAAATATGGGCAGTTAATACAATAATGAAGCAAGAATTTGAAACAGTTTTAAATAAATTAGGTTTGAAACAGCCAACGTTAATTCAAAAAGAGACACGTGACGCGATTTTAAACGGCGCTAGTGTAGTGGCACTAGCTAAAACAGGAACGGGTAAAACGCTGGCTTATGCACTGCCAGCATTAGAGCGCGTTAAGCAAGGGATGCCCAACAGTTTAGTAATTATTGCACCAACGACCGAATTGGCCGTGCAGATTCGCCATGCGATTAATCCTTTTGTCCATGCTTTAGGCTTAAAAGGGGTTAGCTTAGTTGGTGCTGGCAACCGGCAGCGCCAGGAAGACAATCTGAAGAAGAAACATCCAGAAGTGGTTGTCGCAACTCCAGGTCGCTTTTTTGACTTCTTTTCCAGTAATCGCATTAAGGTAGAACAGATTAAGACGCTGGTAATTGATGAAGCCGATGATATTTTAGAGTTCAGTAAGATGGAGCTGCTTAGTTCTTTAGGACAAAATATGACGGCTGATGCGCAAATTTTACTATTTGGCGCAACGGAATCGGAAATTACGCAAAAAGCCGAAGAAATTTTTGATCGGACCTTTTTATTAATTGATGTGCGCAGTCAACAGGAGACAACTGTTAAGAATTATTTCTTGCAAATTGATAATGCGCATAAGATTGATTTTGTGCAGCGACTGACAAGGCTAGATCATTTCAAGGGAATTTTATTCTTTGATTCTAACCAAACGATGATGCGTTTTGCCGGAATTTTTGCTCATACCAAAACTAAATTTACGTTATTGGCAAATGAGTTTGGCAAGGAAAAGCGTGAACAAGCGCTCCATGATTTAAAAATTGGTAAAACCAAATTGCTGCTGGCAACTGATTTGGCCGCTCGCGGATTGGATATTCCTGGCGTAACTTATGTCATTAACTTCGATATTCCGAGTGAAATCAATACATATTTACACCGCGCTGGTCGGACGGGCCGTATGGGAGCCAACGGCTATGTGGTAACTCTTGGCGATGATCATGATTTTCGTGATTTGAAGAAACTCTTGGGTGATGGCACCACTTTAGAACGAGTTTACTTTGCCGGTTTTAAGTTGGTAACGCAATTGCCGCGCAAGAAAAAGGCTAAAAAGGCGGTTACTGCAGAAACTGCTGCGCCAGCACCGGTTAAAAAGAAGAAGCATAAAAAACATCAGAATAAAAATAAGGGTTATCACCCACATTATTTAAAGCAGAAGGGGGAACAATGAGTCGATTAGTAGCTTGGCTGGAAGACTATGTGCTGCCAGTAGCCAATAAAATTGGGCAAGTGGGTTGGCTTGTGGCGTTGCGGGATGCATTTATCTCCGTCATGCCAATTACCATTGCCGGTTCGGCCGCCGTATTGATAAAAAGCTTGATTGCAGTAGCGAAAACCAATCTGGGTTGGACGACTTTTGCATGGACAATGCAGCCGCTGGCGTTAGTTTGTAATGTGGTATGGCGCGGGACATTTGCTTTATTTGCACTCTTTTTGGCATTGTCACTTGGTTATCACTTTGCCAAAATCTTAGAGGTTGATCCACTTGCTGGTGCCATAGTTTCACTGTCGTCTTTAGCAATGAGCATTGCTAATTTGACAAAAGTCCAAGTTGCGGGCCATGAAATCGTGATGCAACATGCATTTGACATTGAGCAATTTTCAACCACCGGTATTTTTACGGCAATTTTGTTTGGGACGATCGGTGTTTTAATTTATGCGTTTTGTGTTAAAGCACGAATTATGATTCATTTGTCGGCTAATCTGCCTTATGCGGAACAACGGGCGTTTGACTCACTTGTACCGGCAACGATTGCAATTTTTGTAGTTGGTGCAATTAATTTCATTTTTCAAGCAGTAACTGGTACTTTCTTTGGCAATTGGTTATTACACACAATTCAGTGGCCACTAGTTAAAATGGGCCAGGGCTTCGGCATGGTGATGCTCGTAACTTTACTTGTTCAAATCTTTTGGTTCTTTGGGATTAATGGCTTAAGTGTGATGGCGCCAATGCTAGATTCAATTTGGTTGACGGCGCAGAATGTTAATATTACGGCTGTGCGTAATGGTAAACCCGCACCATTATTATGGGTTCGCGGTTCGTTTGACGTGTTTGCCTGGTTTGGTGGCGCTGGTGGAACATTAATGCTGATAGTTGCAATTTTGCTTTTTTCTAAACGCAGCGACTACCGAACAATTGCCAAAGTGGCATTAGCACCGGCAATTTTTAACATTAATGAGCCAGTTGTGTTGGGACTGCCGGTGGTTCTTAATCCGGTGTACTTCATCCCGTTTATCGTGGCGCCACTAGTTAATGTTGCCTTTTCTTATGGGGTAAGCATGATCGGTCTAGTTAATCCTGTCCAAGCAGCCGTGCCGGGAATTTTACCGCCGATTATTGGGCCGTTTTTAGCCTGCAACTATGATTGGCGCGCCGTGGTCTTGTGCATTGTTAACATGTTGATTGCCTTGGCAATCTGGACTCCGTTCGTGTTTGCGGCAGATAAATTGGCCGATGCCAACAGTCCGCGACCATATTATACAAGGCAATATTAATTACTAAAAAAATTGGCTTTTATCACGTAAATTTGGTAAAGTTAATTTTGTACGGCCCCGTAGTTCATCTGGATAGAACAATGGTCTCCTAAACCGTAGAGGTGAGTTCGAATCTCACCGGGGTCATAATTATGCTTCAAAAAGTCTTGATACATAAGCATTTCATGAATATCGTGGACTGAATTTGGACTAAAAGACCTAGCTAAATCAACAGCTAGGTCTTGTTTTTTTATAATGAGTCCAGCACCTCTTCGATATGATCGTCAGATTTTGCTTTTAATTCATCTATCATGTGAGCGTAAAAAGTTGCTGTAATTGACATGTTTGAATGCCCCAAGCGCTTACTAATTGCATAAAGGTCAACGCCTTCATAAAGTAAAATCGAAGTATGTGTATGTCGTAAGCTATGAAAGTGGAAACCTGGTTTATTAATATTACATTCAATAAGCAGTTCTTTGAGCTTTTTGTTGCAAGCAGTAGTTGAGGGCAGTTCCTCAAGACTTTTTGCAAATACATATTTTTCATTACGCTTTTGTAGTGGCTTTAAAATGTTAAGTAGCTTATTAGTTACCCTGATTGTTCGAACTGATGATGCTGTTTTAGGTTCTTTGATTCTACCAGTTACATATGAAAAAGATTTAGTAATGCTAATTGTTTTTGCCTTAAAGTTAATGTCTTTCCATGTAAGAGCCATAATTTCGCCAATTCGCATTCCTGTATAAATTGCCGTTAGAATCATATAGCGACTACTATAACGTGGATTTAATTTTTCTTTAGTTTTAGCAATTAAAGCTTGGGTCTCTTTAACAGATAAATACAAAACTTCTTTGGTTCGATTAATATCATAAACAAGATTAACTCGTGCAGTAAAATCATTATTGATTATGTGATCAACAATAGCGTCTTTTATACAACCGCGAATAATACCATTCGTTTTACGAACTGAAGCTTTTGAATGATTTTTGCCATACTGATTAATAAAATCTTGATATTGTATTCTAGTAATTTTATTCATTTTTTGTTGTTTGAAATAACGCTTGATTTCAATTTCAATATATCGATAACGACTAACCGTATTAGCAGCCTTACCGGGAATACGGAAAGCTTCTGACCATTTCTTGTAATAATCGGCAAAAGTGGGATTTTCAATTACTATATCAGACTCAGCTTTTTGTACCTCTATCTTAGATGCCCATACTTGAGCTTGCCGTTTTGTTTTAAAACCACTTTTAGATTTTTGATGGAATTGACCGCCTTGCTTAAAGGATACTCTGGCGCGCCATACATCGCCGCGTTTATCAAAAGTTGCCATTAGAAACCACACCTCCGATGTGATAAAATAAAATTTGAGCGCACAAATAGCGCAGATTATGTGAATCGATTAATAGTTATGTTTTCCAGACGGACTATTAATCGATTTTTTTGTTTTAATGATTATTTATTTTTCAATAATTCAATTATTTTTTCATTTTGTTTTCTCAATTGATCGTTTTGCTTAATTAAAAGCCAATTTTGTTCAACCATACCTGTTAATAGAATATATATGTCTCGTGGTACATCAGACTTTGAACTAAGTAGTGGATAGCCATACATTGTTTTTAATTGATGTTTAATACGTTTTAACTGAGGAAAACAATCCTTATCAATGTCGCTAAGGCTAAGATTGTTTAACCAAGTTTCCATATCTTGAGCTTTTTGCTCATCTTTTTCTTCTTTCGATTTAAATATTCCCATCATATTCTCCTACTAAAAATTACTTGTTTTGAGTATTTGTATTTTTTTCATGTTGTTCGATATATAACGTGTCACGATAC
Coding sequences within it:
- a CDS encoding lysozyme is translated as MKRFHHKYTLPAILLMLAIAITLLFNGLFNLKRQTTLPPDANSTAIGVELNQSYGYVAMHELQANGISFVYLRSTQGRSFFDDDYLAYRDQILGTKLAFGTSVAYSDESTPQQHYTYFMKKVGLNTGSLPIMVVPAVSERRLVYIKQMAQFTQLLLNIGKRVMVDLPIKYKKYFPAGVSFIITSKREPNKLQYTFWRYTTNGRVKNVRELEDGGVTMFAYNGTVTQYKQKYGQLIQ
- a CDS encoding D-2-hydroxyacid dehydrogenase, whose amino-acid sequence is MKVLLYNMTPEQMVYVDKWRKNHPEDDLETSEEILDASTVDMAKGFDCVSMMQVVDIDQEEVYKKLASFGIKQLALRSVGYNIINWDYVHKYDLFVTNTPAYSPRAVAENTLTSAMYLLRKWGQILQNEKRDLNFVREENLMSDEIYNKTVGIIGLGRIGTATAEIFSALGARVIGNDLIENPANEAFLEYTDFDTVIKESDILTLHTPLDPSIVDMISAEQFKQMKDTAIIINDARGPLINTEDLVDALKNHEIAGAALDVLTEENDFFMKKFDDISELPKTYQELAKMPNVVITPHSAYYTKTSVKNMIEHSMTDIKRVLNGQKPVYLVEL
- a CDS encoding DEAD/DEAH box helicase, which encodes MMKQEFETVLNKLGLKQPTLIQKETRDAILNGASVVALAKTGTGKTLAYALPALERVKQGMPNSLVIIAPTTELAVQIRHAINPFVHALGLKGVSLVGAGNRQRQEDNLKKKHPEVVVATPGRFFDFFSSNRIKVEQIKTLVIDEADDILEFSKMELLSSLGQNMTADAQILLFGATESEITQKAEEIFDRTFLLIDVRSQQETTVKNYFLQIDNAHKIDFVQRLTRLDHFKGILFFDSNQTMMRFAGIFAHTKTKFTLLANEFGKEKREQALHDLKIGKTKLLLATDLAARGLDIPGVTYVINFDIPSEINTYLHRAGRTGRMGANGYVVTLGDDHDFRDLKKLLGDGTTLERVYFAGFKLVTQLPRKKKAKKAVTAETAAPAPVKKKKHKKHQNKNKGYHPHYLKQKGEQ
- a CDS encoding PTS transporter subunit EIIC — encoded protein: MSRLVAWLEDYVLPVANKIGQVGWLVALRDAFISVMPITIAGSAAVLIKSLIAVAKTNLGWTTFAWTMQPLALVCNVVWRGTFALFALFLALSLGYHFAKILEVDPLAGAIVSLSSLAMSIANLTKVQVAGHEIVMQHAFDIEQFSTTGIFTAILFGTIGVLIYAFCVKARIMIHLSANLPYAEQRAFDSLVPATIAIFVVGAINFIFQAVTGTFFGNWLLHTIQWPLVKMGQGFGMVMLVTLLVQIFWFFGINGLSVMAPMLDSIWLTAQNVNITAVRNGKPAPLLWVRGSFDVFAWFGGAGGTLMLIVAILLFSKRSDYRTIAKVALAPAIFNINEPVVLGLPVVLNPVYFIPFIVAPLVNVAFSYGVSMIGLVNPVQAAVPGILPPIIGPFLACNYDWRAVVLCIVNMLIALAIWTPFVFAADKLADANSPRPYYTRQY
- a CDS encoding MFS transporter, whose translation is MTKKQIKYVTLALMLGNIMSGLDGTVINTAIPAIVAALHGIQFMGWIVAIFLLGMSISIPLWTKIGEKITNKLAFEISLVLFIIGSIFEGLAPNIFFFLVARLVMGIGAGGMGSLPYIIVGYIYPNIKTRTRILGYLTASFNVAAIMGPLVGGTIIDTMSWHWVFYLNVPIGIIAVILSMLYFRPITPKSTRKFDFSGALLLALGLLTFLMGIQLLGLTSNLVVAVLVAISLIFIGGFLWREKRATNPIIPLSIFKNKALNGDFLLFAFTWGAYLAVNTYLPMWAQALLGTTALVGGVTLVPNSIVDITASQSVSFISDRVRTFTLVLIGILGMIVSVGGMFLADLQTPLQWLTFVCAFSGIGVGFIFVALQVKVQVDAGMTNMATATSTSYLIRILAQTVMSAVYGVIMNMALARGVQQHSGITMHMMNELSDAKTAKLLPARLLPTMRTIFHTGIKEIMMVSLLLLVIAFGLNFYFNWHTDVQKN